A genomic window from Synergistaceae bacterium includes:
- the secE gene encoding preprotein translocase subunit SecE, which yields MAKATTEKPSKLASLKNFIREAKAELKKVTWPTRRQIWYWTLVVIVFTLCVSLYLGLIDFLLAWLFRTLLG from the coding sequence ATGGCAAAAGCAACTACAGAGAAACCATCGAAGCTGGCTTCATTGAAAAATTTTATTCGTGAAGCAAAAGCAGAGTTAAAGAAAGTAACCTGGCCCACACGCAGGCAAATATGGTATTGGACGCTTGTCGTAATAGTTTTTACGCTTTGTGTCTCGCTTTATTTGGGACTGATAGATTTTCTTCTTGCGTGGTTATTCCGTACGCTGCTGGGTTAA
- the nusG gene encoding transcription termination/antitermination factor NusG: MPGDRRWYVVQTYASYEKRVEADIRQRITAMNMQDKIFNVLVPTETRIVVKNGKSREVTRKLYPSYVLVEMILDEQSWYAVRHTPGVTGFIGAGTHPMPLSSDEVERIMSGMQKESEKKVEIDIKPGDTVRVIAEGEMKGFTGPVVEINAKKGKVKFKSEVLGGAVLETDYKALEKI, translated from the coding sequence ATGCCGGGAGATCGCCGCTGGTACGTTGTGCAGACGTACGCGAGTTATGAAAAAAGGGTCGAGGCTGATATTCGTCAACGTATAACAGCTATGAACATGCAGGATAAAATTTTTAATGTTCTTGTGCCGACTGAAACGCGAATAGTTGTCAAAAATGGCAAAAGCCGCGAGGTTACGAGAAAATTATATCCAAGCTATGTGTTAGTAGAGATGATTCTTGACGAGCAGTCTTGGTATGCAGTTAGACACACTCCGGGCGTTACCGGATTTATCGGAGCAGGGACTCACCCTATGCCGCTTTCATCTGATGAAGTCGAAAGAATCATGTCGGGAATGCAGAAGGAAAGCGAGAAAAAAGTCGAGATCGACATAAAGCCGGGCGACACAGTAAGAGTCATTGCAGAAGGTGAGATGAAAGGATTCACAGGGCCTGTCGTGGAAATTAACGCGAAAAAAGGCAAAGTGAAATTTAAGAGTGAAGTTCTCGGCGGTGCAGTTCTGGAGACAGACTACAAAGCGTTAGAGAAAATATAA
- the rplK gene encoding 50S ribosomal protein L11: MAKKVVGQVKLQLPAGKATPAPPVGPALGQHGVNIMEFCKQFNAKTQDQAGLVIPAVITVYADRSFSFELKTPPAAVLLKKAAGIESGSGVPNKTKVGKIARAKVREIAELKRKDLNANDTEAAMRMIEGTARSMGLEVVD, from the coding sequence ATGGCTAAAAAAGTTGTGGGGCAGGTAAAATTGCAGTTACCCGCCGGCAAAGCGACTCCTGCGCCTCCTGTAGGACCTGCATTAGGTCAGCACGGAGTAAATATAATGGAGTTCTGCAAGCAGTTCAACGCAAAGACTCAGGATCAAGCGGGGTTAGTTATTCCTGCTGTAATCACTGTCTATGCTGACAGAAGTTTTTCATTTGAGTTAAAGACTCCCCCTGCAGCAGTGTTATTAAAGAAGGCAGCCGGGATCGAGTCAGGTTCAGGCGTTCCCAACAAGACAAAGGTCGGCAAAATCGCCCGCGCAAAAGTTAGAGAAATTGCAGAACTTAAGCGCAAAGATCTCAACGCTAACGACACAGAGGCAGCAATGCGCATGATCGAGGGCACAGCGAGATCTATGGGACTCGAAGTTGTTGATTAA
- a CDS encoding 50S ribosomal protein L1 has translation MKRSKRYREAAAKIEAGKLYGLREAVELFKSVATAKFNESIEVHVRLGIDPRHADQQVRSTVSLPHGTGVTKKVLVITQGEKVKEAQDAGADIVGGEELVQQIQGGFMDFDAVIATPDMMKSVGRLGKVLGPRGLMPSAKTGTVTFELADAVKEIKAGRVEFRADKAGITHNAAGRRDFSTDDLFDNVKALLQAIYRARPASVKGTYVKSIAIAPTMGPGIAIDPAQAQKELAL, from the coding sequence ATGAAACGCAGCAAAAGATACAGAGAAGCCGCCGCTAAAATCGAAGCAGGAAAATTATACGGTCTTCGTGAGGCTGTAGAATTATTCAAATCTGTAGCAACGGCAAAATTTAATGAAAGCATAGAAGTTCACGTAAGACTCGGAATAGATCCCCGTCATGCTGATCAGCAGGTAAGAAGCACTGTCTCACTTCCTCATGGAACGGGCGTAACTAAAAAAGTTTTAGTCATCACTCAGGGCGAGAAAGTGAAAGAAGCTCAGGACGCAGGCGCGGACATCGTCGGCGGTGAAGAGTTAGTGCAGCAGATTCAGGGCGGATTTATGGACTTCGACGCAGTAATAGCTACTCCGGATATGATGAAGTCAGTAGGTCGTCTCGGCAAAGTTTTGGGCCCGCGCGGATTAATGCCCAGTGCGAAAACCGGAACAGTTACATTTGAGCTCGCCGACGCAGTAAAAGAAATCAAAGCAGGCAGAGTAGAATTTCGCGCAGACAAAGCCGGAATCACTCACAACGCAGCAGGACGCAGAGATTTCTCGACCGATGATTTATTCGACAACGTTAAAGCCTTATTGCAGGCAATTTATAGAGCGCGCCCCGCATCAGTGAAGGGGACATACGTTAAGAGCATTGCAATAGCTCCGACGATGGGACCGGGAATCGCAATAGATCCGGCACAAGCGCAGAAAGAATTAGCATTGTAG
- a CDS encoding 50S ribosomal protein L10 produces MPAKIKYELVDGLKAKLEKTKAVFVAEYRGMTVAQSTMLRAKVREAGGELKVAKNTLFAIAMKEAGLDALPESMMKGPNIFALCYDDPVSVAKVLKEYFNDKTQKAFILKGGLLETQQLDLNQLLALADLPSKEALRGQVVRTIAAPLSGLVNVLSGTIRNFVTCLAQIRDKKQEGEAA; encoded by the coding sequence ATGCCGGCAAAAATAAAATATGAACTCGTTGACGGATTAAAAGCTAAACTCGAGAAGACAAAAGCTGTTTTCGTTGCTGAATATCGCGGAATGACGGTCGCACAAAGTACAATGCTGCGCGCTAAAGTTCGTGAGGCAGGAGGAGAGCTCAAAGTCGCAAAAAATACACTCTTCGCAATCGCAATGAAGGAAGCCGGACTCGATGCCCTTCCCGAAAGCATGATGAAGGGACCTAATATATTTGCGTTGTGTTATGATGACCCCGTCAGCGTCGCAAAAGTCTTGAAGGAATATTTTAACGATAAGACCCAGAAAGCGTTTATTCTCAAGGGCGGTTTGTTAGAGACTCAGCAGCTTGACTTGAATCAATTGTTAGCACTTGCAGATCTCCCGTCAAAAGAAGCTCTGCGCGGTCAAGTTGTCAGGACGATTGCAGCTCCGTTATCGGGACTCGTCAATGTGTTGTCAGGTACAATCAGAAATTTTGTTACATGCCTTGCCCAGATTCGCGACAAGAAACAAGAGGGCGAAGCAGCGTAA
- the rplL gene encoding 50S ribosomal protein L7/L12, with product MSVLELSELVKALVEKFGVSASAAPVMMAAMPGAGAAAPAAEEKTEFDVVYKAPGANKIGVIKVVREITSLGLKEAKELVDNPPKNIKEGVSKEEAEEIRKKLADAGAEVEVK from the coding sequence ATGTCAGTGTTAGAGCTTTCGGAACTCGTGAAGGCACTTGTAGAGAAATTCGGCGTATCAGCATCAGCAGCACCCGTCATGATGGCAGCAATGCCCGGAGCAGGAGCAGCAGCCCCCGCAGCAGAAGAGAAAACAGAGTTTGATGTCGTCTACAAAGCACCCGGCGCAAACAAAATCGGTGTAATTAAAGTAGTCCGCGAAATTACGTCGCTCGGCCTCAAGGAAGCAAAGGAACTCGTTGACAACCCGCCGAAGAACATCAAAGAGGGTGTATCTAAGGAAGAAGCCGAAGAGATCCGCAAGAAGCTCGCCGACGCAGGAGCAGAAGTCGAAGTTAAATAA
- a CDS encoding flavin reductase: protein MKKDLGVLPAVFPMPVLMVGTYGENDVVDVMNVAWGGICGEDKIALNLAPDRKTLANIRERKAFTVALADEAHIKEADFFGIATGNKMPDKFARTGFHAEKSSRVDAPVISEFALTMECELLEAREMFGEIRVVGKIVNVIADENILNAAGKVDPAKLKAVMFDQYNMDYYATGAKVAKAWNAGAGLMKK from the coding sequence ATGAAGAAAGATTTAGGCGTTCTTCCAGCGGTATTTCCCATGCCGGTTTTAATGGTCGGTACTTACGGAGAAAATGACGTTGTCGACGTTATGAACGTTGCTTGGGGCGGTATCTGCGGAGAGGACAAAATCGCACTCAATCTCGCACCCGACAGAAAGACTCTCGCAAATATCCGGGAACGCAAAGCCTTCACAGTAGCACTCGCCGACGAAGCTCACATAAAAGAAGCTGACTTTTTCGGAATAGCAACAGGCAACAAAATGCCCGATAAATTTGCTAGAACAGGTTTTCACGCGGAAAAAAGTTCACGCGTCGACGCACCCGTTATCAGCGAATTTGCTTTGACAATGGAATGTGAATTACTCGAAGCCCGCGAAATGTTCGGCGAAATTAGAGTCGTCGGTAAAATAGTTAATGTAATCGCCGATGAAAATATCTTAAACGCTGCCGGAAAAGTTGATCCCGCAAAATTAAAAGCTGTAATGTTCGATCAATACAATATGGACTATTACGCAACGGGAGCAAAAGTCGCTAAAGCATGGAACGCCGGCGCAGGTCTCATGAAGAAATAA